Proteins encoded by one window of Cloeon dipterum chromosome 2, ieCloDipt1.1, whole genome shotgun sequence:
- the LOC135937043 gene encoding innexin inx2-like yields MLKFLADLTNVYRRQAVTIDNHSLFLNRVVTLGILIFCFLVQAGTTFFKTPIDCYGDKELKQFANIYCYVHSTYSIKNADAHIQKHINVGYSNGSEIKHDYYQWVTLTLIAQAALTYLPAFLWKVWEGGRIKSLTLGLQSACIPLEELAQRKAQIKQFLIKGLGLQRLYLFRFAVCNCLNVCVVFIQLYFINLMVGDLFTIGFDFFKVLGSNPLQRSDRMAFIFPTMSKCLVPKVGPSGREESRDFLCVLPFNLINEKMYTVLWVWFSLLAIFTSVSLLLSVMTLFCRPMRTTMLQMHCHPGHSKSIAELVSKLDVADWFVLRQIGKNVNSSLFSEIIEELGTSLKSTSHNQCKSCSVRNFNCKQSPMDGDATYV; encoded by the exons ATGCTGAAGTTCTTGGCCGATTTGACCAACGTGTACAGACGGCAGGCTGTGACCATCGACAACCACAGCCTCTTCCTGAACCGCGTGGTCACTCTTGGTATCCTCATCTTCTGCTTCCTCGTCCAAGCAGGGACCACCTTCTTTAAGACGCCGATTGACTGCTATGGAGACAAAGAACTCAAGCAGTTTGCCAATATCTACTGCTACGTGCACTCCACTTACTCCATCAAAAATGCAGAT GCTCACATTCAAAAGCACATCAACGTAGGCTACAGCAACGGCAGCGAGATCAAACATGACTACTACCAGTGGGTGACGCTGACCCTGATCGCGCAGGCAGCCTTGACCTACCTGCCTGCCTTCCTGTGGAAGGTCTGGGAGGGTGGCCGCATCAAGTCTCTCACCCTTGGCCTCCAGTCTGCTTGCATCCCCTTGGAGGAGTTGGCGCAGCGCAAAGCTCAAATTAAGCAGTTCCTCATCAAGGGCCTGGGTCTGCAGCGTTTGTATCTCTTTCGCTTTGCTGTCTGCAACTGTCTCAATGTGTGTGTGGTCTTCATCCAACTCTACTTCATCAATCTGATGGTTGGCGACCTTTTTACAATTGGATTTGACTTTTTCaag GTCTTGGGGTCGAATCCTCTTCAAAGGTCAGACAGGATGGCCTTCATCTTCCCCACCATGTCCAAATGCTTGGTCCCCAAGGTGGGCCCGTCAGGCAGAGAGGAAAGCAGAGACTTCCTCTGCGTGCTGCCCTTCAACCTGATCAATGAGAAGATGTACACTGTCTTGTGGGTGTGGTTCAGCTTGCTGGCGATCTTCACCTCTGTCAGTCTGCTTCTCAGCGTGATGACGCTCTTCTGCAGGCCGATGAGGACCACAATGCTTCAAATGCACTGCCACCCTGGACACAGCAAAAGCATAGCAGAG TTGGTTTCCAAGCTGGATGTGGCTGACTGGTTTGTCCTGCGCCAGATTGGGAAGAATGTCAACTCCAGCCTCTTCTCAGAAATCATTGAGGAGCTCGGCACTTCCCTTAAGAGTACTTCTCACAATCAG TGCAAAAGTTGCTCAGTGCGGAACTTCAACTGCAAACAGTCACCAATGGATGGAGATGCCACTTACGTTTAA
- the tos gene encoding exonuclease 1: protein MGVTGLLPFLKKATEPVNVSQLAGKTVAIDAYVWLHRGAFSCADRLAQGEKTLGFVGYGQKMLNMLLANKIKPILVFDGRRLKAKEDTEKKRHESRKQNKEKAEELMRAGRVSEARDYLRRSVDVNHSMAIELIKLARRLDVDYIVAPHEADAQLAFLNRQGIAQAIITEDSDLILFGCTQIFYKLDINGNGFMVRADKLHLTLNRPHESPEHLLTKLRHICILSGCDYVSSLPGVGLVKAKKFVMATSDPDFLNAIKRLPSFLNLKTKVDEEYIKKVANADLTFQKQLVFDPRKRRLATIDGQEIGTGPFSGTLMSDDDAFQLAIGNIDPHNMHKVANFDMNNMPSSSIWSGNFTVPDLRYDGPVTAFVTTPKPVLAAPMKTPTPKPKMVARPSTWMLDLELTSLYSTKPEGKLKSEVECRVGNEVKVCSSYFSSEAKEDSDMKTPSSQSLIEQIENSPTKQSLTIHDPGRIASNPFARKSSVPLSPIINRYTLDRSTPTSVKSPFKSTPAVNLDSGLSSLDETDPTSQTEESSFSDLEYSDLAPLKPNLSRIKFRKPLFNKSSDVSSQALKSPVKSPIIHKRKRNEKLSPFKKRLNVSQYFCDSKSIMDLFNEDDGKDIADISESSNNVKHTPVFAPVPRSNGVDRKSAGGSARIPGLKKKSKVDSKQFSLLTFGFSKN from the exons ATGGGTGTCACCGGGCTTTTGCCTTTCCTGAAAAAGGCCACAGAACCT GTTAATGTGAGTCAACTTGCCGGCAAGACAGTGGCGATTGACGCGTACGTGTGGCTGCACAGAGGTGCCTTCTCCTGTGCTGACAGACTCGCTCAAGGAGAAAAGACCCTTGG GTTTGTTGGATACGGTCAGAAAATGCTGAACATGCTTTTGGCTAACAAGATAAAGccgattttagtttttgacgGTCGCCGACTGAAAGCCAAGGAAGATACAGAGAAGAAGCGTCATGA ATCTCGTaagcaaaacaaagaaaaagcTGAAGAACTGATGAGAGCTGGCAGGGTAAGCGAAGCCAGAGATTATTTGAGAAGGAGTGTTGATGTGAACCACAGCATGGCAATCGAGCTGATCAAATTGGCCAGGCGATTGGAT GTTGATTATATCGTCGCCCCTCACGAGGCAGATGCTCAGCTGGCGTTTTTAAATAGACAGGGAATTGCGCAGGCTATTATTACAGAGGATTCTGATTTGATCCTCTTTGGTTGCACGCAG attttctACAAACTTGACATAAATGGAAACGGATTCATGGTGAGGGCAGACAAACTTCACTTGACGCTGAACAGACCCCACGAATCTCCAGAGCATCTGTTGACAAAGTTGCGGCATATTTGTATCCTCTCTGGCTGTGATTATGTCAGCTCTCTTCCAGGCGTTGGCTTGgttaaagctaaaaaatttgtcatgGCCACCAGTGATCCTGATTTTCTGAAT gcaATTAAGAGACTTCCTAGTTTCTTGAATTTGAAGACAAAAGTTGACGAGGAGTATATCAAGAAAGTTGCAAATGCAGACTTGACCTTCCAAAAGCAATTGGTTTTTGATCCAAGGAAGAGGCGACTGGCTACGATTGATGGCCAAGAAATCGGAACGGGGCCGTTTTCTGGAACCCTGATGAGTGATGACGACGCATTCCAATTAGCTATTGGCAACATTGACCCTCACAACATGCACAAAGTGGCCAACTTTGACATGAACAAC ATGCCCTCGAGTAGCATATGGAGCGGAAACTTCACCGTGCCTGATCTCAGATACGACGGACCAGTCACTGCCTTTGTCACAACTCCAAAACCTGTTCTAGCAGCTCCGATGAAAACCCCAACTCCAAAGCCTAAAATGG tgGCCAGGCCATCAACTTGGATGCTTGATTTGGAATTGACTTCGCTCTACTCGACCAAACCTGAAGGCAAACTTAAGTCTGAGGTGGAGTGCAGAGTAGGGAATGAAGTGAAAGTTTGCTCCTCCTACTTTTCCTCTGAAGCCAAGGAGGACAGCGACATGAAGACGCCAAGCTCTCAAAGCTTGATAGAGCAAATTGAGAACAGTCCAACGAAGCAATCTCTAACAATTCACGATCCAGGGAGAATCGCATCAAACCCTTTTGCCAGGAAGTCGAGTGTGCCACTTTCTCCTATCATCAATAGGTACACATTGGACAGAAGCACGCCGACATCAGTCAAAAGCCCATTCAAGTCTACGCCAGCAGTGAACTTAGATTCTGGACTGTCTTCTCTGGACGAGACTGACCCAACATCTCAGACTGAAGAGTCTTCCTTCAGCGACCTTGAATATTCAGATTTAGCACCTTTGAAGCCCAACTTGTCAAGAATAAAATTCCGCAAGCCTCTTTTCAATAAGAGCAGTGACGTTAGCAGTCAAGCTCTTAAGTCTCCAGTGAAGTCTCCTATCATCCacaagagaaagagaaatgaGAAATTGTCCCCATTTAAAAAGCGGCTAAATGTCAGCCA GTACTTTTGCGATTCTAAATCTATCATGGATCTCTTTAATGAAGATGATGGAAAAGATATTGCTGACATAAG TGAATCAAGCAATAATGTCAAACACACTCCAGTTTTTGCCCCTGTGCCAAGATCTAATGGCGTGGACAGAAAATCAGCTGGAGGGTCTGCTCGGATTCCAGGGCTGAAGAAGAAATCTAAGGTAGACTCAAAGCAGTTTTCTCTTCTGACATTCGGGTTTTCCAAGAACTGA
- the LOC135936582 gene encoding granzyme-like protein 1 yields MKVLFYLVLALFATTAVESVARRRLVTHSALPPISAAPVEKQIFGSATVSTTFPWPASITINKPLPPFLTTLCSGALLSPFYLLTSALCALPQANLTVFLGPVDPTSPSVLPNTMSFGVPAGNSIPFPGFNASNLLNNIGLIKLPFPAPVPPFNLKPNPFIGTFGLPSPIDLLSNLAGPTSYLNGWTQNVLNSGINNLLNWTSPQSILPNVDCKLYYATSTFDIAKENICFVNNVTGTLANSLQMNSGSPLITLSKITGAYVLRAIGSLASDGTGPLIFTKIDSFLPWIISQITLP; encoded by the exons ATGAAAGTGCTGTTTTACCTCGTTTTGGCTCTTTTTGCCACCACTGCG GTGGAAAGTGTAGCACGAAGAAGACTTGTCACTCATTCGGCACTGCCTCCAATTTCCGCAG CACCGGTGGAAAAACAGATATTTGGATCAGCCACTGTGTCCACCACTTTTCCTTGGCCAGCGTCTATCACAATCAACAAACCATTGCCACCTTTTTTAACAACCCTGTGCAGCGGTGCTCTTCTCAgtcctttttatttgctgacGTCAGCTCTGTGCGCCCTACC CCAAGCTAACTTGACCGTATTTCTTGGGCCTGTGGACCCAACCTCTCCTTCAGTACTGCCCAATACCATGTCCTTCGGAGTGCCGGCGGGAAACTCAATTCCCTTTCCAGGCTTCAACGCTTCCAATTTGTTGAACAACATCGGTCTGATTAAGCTGCCTTTTCCTGCACCGGTTCcaccttttaatttgaaacccaacc catttATTGGAACTTTTGGTCTACCATCACCAATCGATCTTTTGAGTAACCTAGCAGGACCGACGAGTTATTTGAACGGATGGACCCAGAATGTTTTAAACAGTGGCATTAACAATCTCCTGAACTGGACATCACCACAATCGATCCTTCCAAATGTTGACTGCAAGTTGTACTACGCGACGTCGACTTTCGATATCGCAAAAGAAAACATCTGCTTTGTTAACAACGTAACTGGAACCCTCGCCAATTCGTTGCAg ATGAACAGTGGTTCACCCCTTATCACGTTGAGCAAAATTACTGGCGCATATGTTCTTCGAGCGATTGGCTCCTTGGCGTCAGACGGCACTGGACctttgatttttacaaaaattgactCCTTCCTGCCTTGgattatttctcaaattacccttccttaa